One genomic region from Calypte anna isolate BGI_N300 chromosome 8, bCalAnn1_v1.p, whole genome shotgun sequence encodes:
- the BCL10 gene encoding B-cell lymphoma/leukemia 10 isoform X2, producing MRPYLCDKIIAERHFDYLRSKKILTREDTEEIASRSSSRKKTGKLLDYLAENPKGLDALVESIRRERTQNFLLQKITDVVLKVKNEKLEALKGLSCSTCMTSLYGGTNNLSRSYSDESNFFDKIKDKEPTQIHHPEEDYSTAAFVSAVSLHSMNFPVAEMGNAESTGFSVTLPGPGDPGAPPLPPELQSDQEEPCTTANDNCFLPLRSRSLQLQ from the exons ATGCGTCCTTACCTGTGTGATAAAATCATAGCTGAGAGACACTTTGATTACCTGCGCTCTAAGAAAATTCTCACTAGAGAGGACACAGAAGAAATCGCTTCCAGATCttccagtagaaaaaaaactggaaagtTATTGGACTATTTAGCAGAAAACCCAAAGGGACTAGATGCTTTGGTTGAATCTATCAGAAGAGAAAGAACACAGAACTTTCTGTTACAAAAGATAACGGACGTAGTGTTGAAagtcaaaaatgaaaaacttgAAGCACTCAAAG GTCTAAGCTGCAGCACCTGTATGACCTCACTGTATGGAGGAACAAATAATCTTTCTCGATCATATTCTGATGAATCAAATTTTTTTGATAAGATAAAGGACAAAGAACCTACCCAGATACATCATCCAGAAGAGGATTATAGCACCGCTGCGTTTGTGTCTGCTGTCTCTCTTCATTCAATGAATTTTCCAGTTGCAGAGATGGGAAATGCAGAGAGCACTGGTTTCTCAGTCACCCTCCCAGGGCCTGGAGACCCTGGTGCACCCCCACTTCCCCCAGAGCTCCAGTCAGATCAGGAAGAGCCGTGTACAACTGCAAATGATAACTGCTTTTTGCCTCTAAGATCACGTTCTCTTCAACTGCAGTGA
- the C8H1orf52 gene encoding UPF0690 protein C1orf52 homolog — MAAEGGDPLSYFAAYGSSSSDSEAEEPQPDERPARDGAAAGGSPGRRSRLPPPDELFRRVSQPPAFLYNPLNKQIDWESRVLRAPEEPPREFKVWKNNAVPPPETYSPPEKKPPPPPGVDMAIKWSNIYEDNGEDAPRQGGKARLLPEDEQEPLESDGEKDDEPVSAKKRKRDSEEQTKKKKL; from the exons ATGGCGGCGGAGGGAGGGGACCCGCTGAGCTATTTCGCGGCCTACGGCAGCTCCAGCTCCGACTCGGAGGCCGAGGAGCCGCAGCCCGACGAGCGCCCGGCGAGGGACGGCGCGGCGGCGGGGGGTAGCCCGGGGCGGCGGTCGAGGCTGCCGCCGCCCGACGAGCTCTTCCGTAGGGTGTCTCAGCCTCCCGCCTTCCTCTACAACCCGCTCAACAAGCAGATCGATTGGGAGAGCCGCGTCCTGCGGGCGCCCGAGGAG CCCCCCAGGGAGTTCAAGGTGTGGAAGAACAACGCCGTGCCCCCGCCCGAGACCTACAGCCCGCCCGAGAAGaagccgccgccgccccccggcGTCGACATGGCCATCAAGTGGTCCAACATCTACGAGGACAACGGGGAGGACGCGCCGCGGCAGGGCGGGAAAGCCAGGCTGCTGCCGGAGGATGAGCAGGAGCCGCTGGAGTCCG ATGGTGAAAAAGATGATGAACCAGTTTCTGCTAAGAAACGTAAACGAGACTCTGAGGAGCAGACAAAGAAGAAGAAGTTGTAA